The proteins below are encoded in one region of Rhinolophus sinicus isolate RSC01 linkage group LG07, ASM3656204v1, whole genome shotgun sequence:
- the ATP6V1B2 gene encoding V-type proton ATPase subunit B, brain isoform produces MALRAMRGIVNGAAPELPVPTTGAVVGSREQALAVSRNYLSQPRLTYKTVSGVNGPLVILDHVKFPRYAEIVHLTLPDGTKRSGQVLEVSGSKAVVQVFEGTSGIDAKKTSCEFTGDILRTPVSEDMLGRVFNGSGKPIDRGPVVLAEDFLDIMGQPINPQCRIYPEEMIQTGISAIDGMNSIARGQKIPIFSAAGLPHNEIAAQICRQAGLVKKSKDVVDYSEENFAIVFAAMGVNMETARFFKSDFEENGSMDNVCLFLNLANDPTIERIITPRLALTTAEFLAYQCEKHVLVILTDMSSYAEALREVSAAREEVPGRRGFPGYMYTDLATIYERAGRVEGRNGSITQIPILTMPNDDITHPIPDLTGYITEGQIYVDRQLHNRQIYPPINVLPSLSRLMKSAIGEGMTRKDHADVSNQLYACYAIGKDVQAMKAVVGEEALTSDDLLYLEFLQKFERNFIAQGPYENRTVFETLDIGWQLLRIFPKEMLKRIPQSTLSEFYPRDSAKH; encoded by the exons CATACAAGACAGTATCAGGAGTCAATGGCCCACTAGTGATCTTAGATCATGTTAAG tTTCCCAGATATGCTGAGATTGTCCACTTGACATTACCTGATGGCACGAAGAGAAGTGGGCAAGTTCTAGAAGTTAGCGGCTCCAAAGCAGTGGTTCAG GTATTTGAAGGGACTTCAGGTATAGATGCCAAGAAAACGTCCTGTGAGTTTACTGGAGATATTCTCCGAACACCAGTGTCTGAGGATATGCTTG GTCGCGTATTCAATGGATCAGGAAAGCCCATCGATAGAGGTCCTGTTGTACTGGCTGAAGATTTCCTCGACATCATGG GCCAGCCAATCAATCCTCAGTGTCGAATCTACCCAGAAGAGATGATTCAGACCGGCATTTCTGCCATAGATGGCATGAACAGTATTGCTCGGGGGCAGAAAATTCCTATCTTCTCTGCTGCTGGCTTACCGCACAATGAG ATTGCAGCTCAGATCTGTCGCCAGGCTGGTTTGGTAAAGAAATCCAAAGATGTAGTGGACTACAGTGAGGAAAATTTTGCAATTGTATTTGCTGCTATGGGT GTAAACATGGAAACTGCCCGGTTCTTCAAATCTGACTTTGAAGAAAATGGCTCCATGGACAATGTCTGCCTCTTTTTGAACTTGGCTAATGACCCGAC TATTGAACGGATTATCACTCCTCGCTTGGCTCTAACCACAGCCGAATTTCTGGCCTACCAGTGTGAGAAACATGTATTGGTTATCCTAACAGATATGAGTTCTTACGCTGAAGCACTTCGAGAG GTTTCAGCAGCCAGGGAAGAGGTTCCTGGTCGCCGAGGTTTCCCAGGTTACATGTATACAGATTTAGCGACAATATATGAACGCGCTGGTCGAGTGGAAGGTAGAAATGGCTCTATTACTCAAATCCCTATTCTCACCATGCCTAATGATG ATATCACGCACCCCATCCCTGACTTGACTGGATATATCACAGAGGGGCAGATCTATGTGGACAGACAGCTGCACAACAGACAG ATTTACCCGCCTATTAATGTGCTGCCGTCGTTATCACGGCTAATGAAGTCTGCTATTGGAGAAGGTATGACCAGAAAGGACCATGCCGATGTATCTAACCAGCTG TACGCGTGCTATGCTATCGGCAAGGACGTGCAGGCCATGAAAGCTGTGGTCGGAGAAGAAGCCCTCACCTCAGATGATCTTCTTTACTTGGAATTTCTGCAGAAGTTTGAGAGGAACTTCATTGCTCAGG GTCCTTACGAAAACCGCACTGTCTTTGAGACTTTGGACATTGGCTGGCAGCTGCTCCGAATCTTCCCCAAAGAAATGCTGAAGCGGATCCCTCAGAGCACCCTGAGCGAGTTCTACCCTCGAGACTCTGCAAAGCACTAG